From Arachis stenosperma cultivar V10309 chromosome 2, arast.V10309.gnm1.PFL2, whole genome shotgun sequence, one genomic window encodes:
- the LOC130962695 gene encoding protein FAR1-RELATED SEQUENCE 5-like has protein sequence MGLGAVWQPALVTFVGVHLVAVIGGYRCLHALRIWHCVVNILMDVPEAVDINAMCEEGAGVMGAVDFRDVADITENDILRKVFRSEDDAYEFYKRLGKFYGFGIRRGDMFKDEKGNLVRRRFFCNREGQRDKKHYNRIDRKRHHKPETRTNCEARMCIYLDKDSSLWRVKKIILNHNHDMTHPGMVHLITSFRSLTDSAKAQLDGFQGCGISTAKTMRYMVGVSGGYSLVGFLKKDAYNYVDKMRRAKIVDGDTNAAIVYLEGKVDADPTSMARYNVTEDEMLANLLWADGGNRIDYQYLGDVLAFDSTYKKNKYKRPLVIFSGCNNHKQTCIFGFGLVLDESIASYTWLLENFLEVMCNKQPSVVVTDGDDSIREAVRTIFPNATHRLCAWHFEKNVTSNVKDENLHRLFNRWIYSETSVDDFEAEWAQAAADYGFQDSLWWNQVYGKKEMWANAFLCEKLCAGYRTTSQCEGINSVCKNFLESKHSMLELVQNLELVVREYRNNELLAQFRSIYSEPVLTTSLESLERHAASVYTRAVFVDAKREIQSGFPCKHIFFVIKHEHLLTIPSSLVLKRWTKEVKSLGAYAEKTDDGGDRGFLLRHGALHSASKWLFFLGAQKVGLFGVALEGIHRLCATLESELANGVHPTKSKQPSEIRDPVVVRTKGAPRGHKRKASKRKCANCNKPGHTKRTCTDGRPCRGKKTRVDTFNSAEDGGQSEEVAELEATGSNDQTIGVEHVIGGGSVRMPQVELIKTVPFCRYRGQ, from the exons ATGGGCTTGGGTGCTGTGTGGCAACCAGCACTTGTCACTTTTGTTGGAGTTCATTTGGTAGCTGTCATTGGAGGGTATCGTTGCCT GCATGCTTTAAGAATTTGGCACTGTGTGGTGAATATTTTGATGGACGTTCCCGAGGCTGTTGACATTAATGCAATGTGTGAGGAGGGGGCAGGCGTGATGGGCGCAGTCGATTTTCGAGATGTAGCCGATATAACGGAAAATGATATTTTGAGGAAGGTGTTTCGTAGCGAAGACGATGCATACGAGTTTTATAAGAGATTAGGAAAATTCTACGGGTTTGGTATAAGAAGGGGAGACATGTTCAAGGATGAGAAGGGTAATTTGGTTCGGAGAAGATTTTTTTGCAATAGGGAGGGACAGAGAGATAAGAAACATTATAACAGGATCGACAGGAAGAGGCATCACAAGCCGGAGACAAGGACAAATTGTGAAGCAAGAATGTGTATATATTTAGATAAGGACAGCTCGTTGTGGAGGGTCAAGAAAATCATTTTGAACCACAACCACGACATGACTCATCCTGGAATGGTCCATCTAATTACAAGTTTTCGTTCGTTGACGGATTCTGCGAAAGCCCAATTAGATGGGTTTCAAGGTTGTGGCATCTCCACGGCAAAGACAATGCGGTACATGGTTGGGGTATCTGGAGGGTATTCATTGGTAGGTTTTTTGAAGAAAGATGCTTATAACTACGTGGATAAGATGCGTCGTGCAAAGATAGTTGACGGAGACACGAACGCAGCTATAGTGTACTTGGAGGGTAAAGTCGATGCAGACCCGACTTCGATGGCAAGGTATAATGTGACAGAAGACGAGATGCTAGCGAATTTACTGTGGGCGGATGGTGGCAACAGGATAGATTACCAATACCTTGGAGACGTACTTGCATTCGACTCAACCTATAAGAAGAACAAATACAAGAGGCCGCTAGTGATTTTCTCAGGATGTAATAACCACAAGCAAACATGTATTTTTGGGTTTGGTTTGGTGTTAGATGAGAGCATTGCATCATACACGTGGCTGTTGGAGAATTTCTTGGAGGTCATGTGCAACAAGCAGCCTTCTGTTGTTGTCACAGATGGTGATGACTCAATTCGAGAAGCCGTTCGAACAATTTTTCCAAATGCCACGCATAGGTTATGTGCTTGGCACTTTGAGAAGAATGTCACGTCAAACGTGAAGGATGAAAATTTACATCGGCTCTTTAATCGGTGGATTTATTCTGAAACGAGTGTTGATGACTTTGAGGCAGAGTGGGCTCAGGCCGCAGCCGATTATGGCTTCCAGGATTCACTATGGTGGAACCAAGTTTATGGGAAAAAGGAGATGTGGGCAAACGCTTTCTTGTGCGAGAAATTATGTGCTGGGTATCGGACAACATCACAGTGCGAAGGGATAAATTCGGTGTGCAAGAATTTTCTTGAATCAAAACACAGTATGTTGGAGCTTGTTCAGAATCTAGAACTTGTTGTGCGAGAGTATAGGAACAATGAATTGTTGGCACAGTTCAGGTCTATTTATAGCGAACCAGTGCTGACAACCTCGCTGGAATCCCTTGAGCGTCATGCAGCTTCTGTTTACACAAGAGCGGTATTTGTAGATGCTAAACGGGAGATTCAGAGT GGGTTTCCATGCaaacatatattttttgtcATCAAGCATGAACACTTGTTGACAATACCTAGTAGTCTAGTGTTGAAGCGTTGGACCAAAGAAGTAAAATCATTAGGCGCATACGCCGAGAAAACAGATGACGGGGGTGATAGAGGGTTCTTGCTTCGCCATGGAGCACTTCATTCGGCGTCCAAATGGTTGTTCTTTTTAGGGGCCCAGAAGGTTGGGTTATTCGGTGTTGCTTTGGAGGGGATTCACCGACTATGTGCAACATTGGAATCAGAGTTGGCCAATGGTGTTCATCCTACCAAGTCTAAGCAACCCAGTGAAATTCGAGATCCAGTTGTTGTGCGAACAAAGGGAGCACCAAGGGGTCATAAGAGAAAGGCGTCCAAGAGAAAGTGTGCCAACTGCAACAAGCCGGGACATACAAAGAGGACTTGCACAGATGGAAGGCCTTGTCGGGGAAAAAAAACCCGAGTGGATACATTCAATTCGGCTGAGGACGGGGGACAAAGTGAGGAg GTGGCTGAACTGGAAGCGACCGGATCCAATGATCAAACTATTGGGGTAGAACACGTGATCGGAGGTGGGTCTGTTCGAATGCCGCAGGTAGAACTGATCAAGACGGTTCCATTTTGCAGATACCGTGGGCAATAA
- the LOC130960173 gene encoding NADH dehydrogenase [ubiquinone] 1 alpha subcomplex subunit 9, mitochondrial yields the protein MQAITRRLGHQSSTASISSFKSLYALSDHHYGVNNERYVSTLATKGVGHLVRKGTGGRSSVSGIIATVFGATGFLGRYVVQQLAKMGSQVLVPFRGSEDSHRHLKLMGDLGQIVPMKYNPRDESSIKAVMAKANVVINLIGRDHETRNYGFEEVHHHMAEKLAMISKEHGGIMRFIQVSCLGASPSSPSKMLRAKAAAEEAVLRELPEATILRPAVMVGTEDRILNRWAHFAKNYGFLPLIGDGSTKIQPVYVVDVAGALTTALKDDGTSMGKIYELGGPEIFTIHELAELMYDTIREWPRYVKVPFPIAKALATPREALLNKVPFPLPTPNMFNLDEINALTNDTVVSENALTFNDLGIVPHKLKGYPIEFLISYRKGGPQFGSTISEKVSPEDYP from the exons ATTATGGAGTGAACAATGAGCGTTACGTTTCTACCCTCGCAACCAAGGGCGTGGGTCACCTTGTCCGCAAGGGCACTGGTGGAAGATCATCTGTCAG TGGCATTATTGCTACAGTCTTTGGAGCAACTGGGTTCCTAGGCCGATATGTTGTTCAACAACTAG CTAAAATGGGATCTCAAGTCCTAGTTCCTTTCCGAGGCTCTGAAGATAGTCACCGTCATCTCAAACTGATGGGGGATTTAGGACAG ATTGTACCCATGAAGTACAACCCAAGAGATGAAAGTTCAATAAAAGCCGTGATGGCAAAGGCCAATGTTGTTATCAATCTTATTG GAAGGGATCATGAGACTAGAAACTACGGTTTTGAGGAAGTACACCATCACATGGCTGAGAAACTTGCAATG ATTTCCAAGGAGCATGGTGGTATCATGAGATTTATTCAAGTTTCATGCTTAGGGGCTTCTCCTTCATCCCCATCCAAGATGCTTAGAGCTAAAGCAGCTGCTGAGGAAGCAGTTTTAAGGGAGTTGCCGGAG GCTACAATATTGAGACCTGCTGTTATGGTTGGTACAGAGGATCGAATTTTAAATCGATGGGCTCATTTTGCAAAAAATTATGGCTTTCTTCCATTGATTGGGGATGGCAGCACCAA AATCCAGCCCGTGTATGTTGTTGACGTTGCGGGTGCATTAACAACAGCCTTGAAGGATGATGGCACTAGCATGGGAAAGATTTATGAACTAGGCGGTCCAGAAATTTTTACTATACATGAATTG GCAGAGCTTATGTATGACACAATCCGAGAATGGCCAAGATATGTTAAGGTGCCTTTTCCCATTGCCAAG GCATTAGCAACCCCACGGGAAGCTCTTCTAAACAAGGTTCCTTTTCCGCTGCCCACTCCTAACATGTTCAATTTGGATGAGATCAATGCTTTGACTAACGATACTGTTGTTTCAGAGAATG CTTTGACTTTCAACGATCTTGGGATTGTTCCTCACAAGCTGAAGGGATACCCTATTGAGTTCCTTATTTCATATAGGAAAGGTGGCCCACAATTTGGATCTACGATCAGTGAAAAGGTGTCACCGGAAGACTACCCTTAA